One Setaria viridis chromosome 7, Setaria_viridis_v4.0, whole genome shotgun sequence genomic region harbors:
- the LOC117864628 gene encoding uncharacterized protein, producing MATGDVATVRLDVASILSRRSARVPIGSKLCEDALQIRVQRHGEPASEPVARTNSGGSGGGSKDSGSFECNICLDLAQDPGVTLCGHLFCWPCLYKWLHVDVHSQECPICKAVVEEGKLVPLYGRGGTSAAPRARSVASVQIPSRPTGQRPSTTPQPDHNNHCPHMNLWFMGAQVAGSAAASRRSTSPCRLWRG from the exons ATGGCTACTGGAGACGTCGCCACGGTTAGACTGGACGTAGCGAGCATTCTGTCACGACGTTCTGCACGTGTGCCTATTGGATCCAAGTTATGCGAGGATGCCCTGCAG ATCAGAGTCCAGCGGCATGGCGAGCCCGCCAGCGAGCCTGTGGCGAGGACCAACAGCGGCGGTAGCGGTGGCGGCAGCAAGGACTCGGGCAGCTTCGAGTGCAACATCTGCCTGGACCTGGCGCAGGACCCTGGGGTCACCCTCTGCGGCCACCTCTTCTGCTGGCCCTGCCTCTATAAGTGGCTCCACGTCGACGTGCACTCCCAGGAGTGCCCCATCTGCAAGGCCGTCGTCGAGGAGGGGAAGCTCGTCCCCCTCTATGGTCGCGGTGGCACCTCCGCCGCTCCACGGGCGAGGTCTGTGGCCAGCGTCCAGATCCCCAGCAGGCCGACCGGGCAGCGGCCGTCCACCACGCCGCAGCCTGACCACAACAACCATTGCCCGCACATGAACCTCTGGTTCATGGGTGCTCAGGTGGCGGGCAGTGCAGCAGCTTCGCGGCGGTCGACGTCGCCGTGCCGGCTGTGGCGAGGATGA
- the LOC117864629 gene encoding glycogen synthase kinase-3 homolog MsK-3 → QICRALAYIHNCIGVCHRDIKPQNLLVNPHTHQLKLCDFGSAKVLVKGEPNISYICSRYYRAPELIFGATEYTTAIDVWSAGCVLAELLLGQPLFPGDSGVDQLVEIIKVNCYLHPN, encoded by the exons CAGATTTGTAGAGCTTTGGCATACATTCATAACTGCATCGGAGTGTGCCATAGGGACATTAAGCCGCAAAATCTCCTG GTGAATCCTCATACTCATCAGTTGAAATTGTGTGACTTTGGCAGCGCGAAAGTTCTG GTAAAAGGAGAACCAAATATTTCTTACATATGTTCTAGGTACTACAGAGCACCAGAGCTCATATTTGGTGCTACTGAATACACAACAGCAATTGATGTTTGGTCTGCCGGATGTGTTCTTGCTGAGCTGCTTTTAGGACAG CCTCTATTCCCTGGAGACAGTGGCGTTGATCAGCTAGTTGAAATCATCAAGGTAAATTGTTATCTTCATCCCAATTAA